Proteins encoded together in one Peribacillus asahii window:
- a CDS encoding DUF4405 domain-containing protein: MNRKMLFRLVNDLVMTVLMLIAMAYYITGNMIHEVVGVVVLVLFIVHNLLNRRWYKAILKGKHNVRRILQIGINLLFLVTMVLMMMSAVLISSDLFPFIPINNDMVLRQIHVQTAYWGFIIMAVHIGFSWVMIINSVRRMTGITSTSCIRTIGLRFLAVFIVAYGVHSSFEEDMGYKLFIYSPFGWFNDDSTIRFLINHLSIMGIYICGTHYALKFIQRQEQRAVQKI; this comes from the coding sequence TTGAATCGTAAAATGTTATTTAGGCTTGTCAATGACCTTGTTATGACAGTTCTTATGTTAATAGCAATGGCTTACTATATAACTGGAAATATGATCCATGAAGTAGTTGGAGTTGTAGTGCTTGTATTATTTATCGTCCATAACTTGTTGAATCGACGTTGGTATAAAGCGATTTTAAAGGGAAAACATAATGTGCGTCGCATTCTACAAATTGGAATCAACCTACTATTTCTTGTAACGATGGTTTTGATGATGATGAGTGCTGTGTTGATTTCTAGTGATTTATTTCCCTTTATTCCTATTAATAACGACATGGTGCTAAGGCAAATACATGTTCAGACTGCTTATTGGGGATTTATCATCATGGCAGTACATATAGGATTTTCGTGGGTAATGATTATCAATTCAGTACGGAGGATGACGGGTATTACTAGTACTAGCTGTATTCGTACCATTGGGTTGCGTTTTTTAGCGGTATTTATTGTTGCCTACGGGGTGCATTCATCCTTCGAGGAAGATATGGGTTATAAGCTATTCATTTACAGTCCATTTGGTTGGTTCAATGATGATTCAACTATAAGGTTTTTAATTAATCATCTATCAATTATGGGAATCTATATTTGTGGGACACATTATGCTTTGAAATTTATTCAGAGGCAGGAACAACGAGCGGTTCAAAAAATCTGA
- a CDS encoding PQQ-dependent sugar dehydrogenase, with protein sequence MKKLLAIFLLAIPLIAGCSENEQKTTENEEQENSVAEPKNYRFEVLAENLEAPWSIVKLGNTFYLTERTGSIVKVDNEKTDRQSVEFEKEISTASEAGLLGFVLAPDFLESHQAYAYYTYEDNSGQFNRIITLRLEDNVWREESLLLDKIPSGTYHHGGRLKIGPDEKLYATVGDASESYMAQEPNSLGGKILRMNLDGSIPNDNPFPNSYIYSYGHRNPQGITWSSNGTLYADEHGNDANDEINRIEAGQNYGWPIIEGHKEQEGMVSPQFTSGDEETWAPSGMDYYNEKLYVAALRGAAVLEFDLETGEYREVITGLGRIRDVRIEDDTLYFISNNTDGRGTPQGNDDRLYRISLSELD encoded by the coding sequence TTGAAAAAATTATTAGCCATATTTTTGCTGGCAATACCTTTAATTGCGGGGTGTTCTGAGAATGAACAAAAAACTACAGAAAATGAAGAACAGGAAAATTCTGTAGCTGAGCCAAAGAATTATAGATTCGAAGTACTAGCAGAAAACCTTGAGGCTCCTTGGTCTATCGTAAAGCTTGGAAATACTTTCTATTTGACTGAAAGAACTGGCTCTATCGTAAAAGTAGATAATGAAAAAACGGATAGACAAAGTGTGGAATTTGAGAAAGAGATTTCCACAGCTTCAGAGGCAGGGTTATTAGGATTTGTACTTGCTCCTGACTTTTTAGAATCGCACCAAGCTTATGCTTATTATACGTATGAGGACAACTCTGGACAATTCAATCGTATTATCACACTCCGTTTGGAGGATAACGTTTGGAGAGAAGAAAGTTTACTGCTTGATAAAATTCCGAGTGGTACCTATCATCACGGAGGGAGACTTAAAATTGGACCTGATGAGAAGCTTTATGCAACAGTCGGTGATGCATCTGAATCGTATATGGCACAAGAACCCAATTCATTAGGCGGGAAAATTTTAAGAATGAATCTTGATGGTTCGATTCCAAATGATAATCCGTTTCCCAATTCCTACATCTATAGTTATGGACATCGAAACCCTCAAGGAATTACATGGTCGTCTAATGGAACGCTATATGCTGATGAACACGGCAACGATGCAAATGATGAAATAAATAGAATAGAAGCCGGTCAAAATTACGGCTGGCCGATTATCGAAGGCCATAAGGAACAAGAAGGGATGGTTTCACCGCAATTCACTTCAGGTGATGAAGAAACTTGGGCGCCGTCTGGAATGGACTATTATAATGAAAAGTTGTATGTTGCTGCTTTAAGAGGGGCTGCAGTTTTAGAATTTGACCTTGAAACAGGCGAATACCGTGAAGTTATCACCGGGCTTGGCAGAATTCGAGATGTAAGAATTGAAGATGATACTCTTTATTTCATTAGCAACAATACAGACGGGCGGGGTACTCCACAGGGGAATGATGATAGGCTATACAGAATTTCACTTTCAGAATTAGATTAA
- a CDS encoding cyclophilin-like fold protein, with the protein MIKNVQQILLSLIVSLMFLTACNNRPNEENTNSEESLTIHQNSKQESTADESNNEDSQDSTLDNEEADAMEDTRINLTFNNEEVIVSIDDNPTSKDFLSMLPLTLTFEDYAGTEKISYPSNKLSTEEAPSGIDPAVGDLAYYAPWGNLAIYYKDFGYSNGLIKLGEIKSGIEKLKNLNGDFTVIIEKIE; encoded by the coding sequence ATGATTAAGAACGTCCAACAGATACTGTTATCGCTCATAGTATCTTTAATGTTTTTAACAGCTTGCAATAACAGACCCAATGAAGAAAATACAAACAGCGAAGAAAGTTTGACTATTCATCAAAATAGCAAACAAGAATCAACAGCTGATGAATCAAACAATGAGGATAGCCAAGATTCTACACTTGATAATGAAGAGGCAGATGCTATGGAAGATACAAGAATAAACTTAACATTTAACAACGAAGAAGTCATTGTCAGCATAGATGATAATCCAACAAGTAAGGATTTTTTATCAATGCTCCCACTTACCTTAACATTTGAAGATTATGCAGGGACGGAAAAAATCAGTTATCCTTCAAATAAATTATCTACTGAAGAGGCACCATCAGGAATTGACCCTGCAGTTGGAGATTTAGCATATTATGCTCCATGGGGGAATTTAGCTATATATTATAAGGATTTTGGATATTCAAATGGGCTTATTAAACTAGGAGAAATTAAATCTGGTATAGAAAAGCTTAAAAATCTTAATGGCGATTTTACAGTGATAATTGAAAAAATAGAATAA
- a CDS encoding MFS transporter gives MSKQNKLLIFILTVGAFGIINTEMGVIGILPYIADHFHVSVSKAGLLVSLFALTVAVSGPTMPLLFSGINRKKAMLLVLGIFVLGNIVSIFTSNFAIAIIARVVPAIFQPIYFTAAFIVAANSVSKEEAPKAVSKVFIGVSAGMVLGVPIASFLASTVSFQISMAFFAIVNAIVFIATLVYFPSMPVKERLSYGAQLSVLKKQITWLSIVAVILLNSSIFGVYSYLAEYLKTVTNISGKSISLILVLFGGANIIGNIVAGKLLTKDAIKTVVSFPFALGAVYIILFFTGQFTVPMAIMTLVWGILAGIGSNINQYWITSAAPEAPDFANGLFLSSVNLGTTIGTAVGGLFISQLGTQYVVLVGLLSLVLSLVFIILRNNKNTPTKQLSI, from the coding sequence ATGTCTAAACAAAACAAGTTACTTATATTTATATTAACCGTAGGGGCTTTCGGAATCATAAATACTGAAATGGGAGTTATAGGGATATTACCCTACATTGCCGATCACTTTCATGTCAGTGTATCAAAAGCAGGATTGTTGGTGAGTCTTTTTGCCCTTACTGTTGCTGTATCTGGTCCAACTATGCCGTTATTATTTTCGGGGATAAATCGTAAAAAGGCAATGTTACTTGTACTTGGTATTTTCGTTCTAGGTAACATTGTTTCTATATTTACATCTAACTTTGCCATTGCCATAATTGCGCGTGTGGTTCCAGCCATATTTCAGCCAATCTATTTTACAGCAGCTTTTATAGTGGCTGCTAACTCAGTTAGCAAGGAGGAAGCTCCAAAAGCTGTTTCAAAAGTTTTTATTGGCGTATCTGCGGGGATGGTACTTGGTGTACCAATCGCAAGTTTTCTTGCTAGTACAGTTTCGTTTCAAATATCAATGGCATTTTTTGCCATAGTGAACGCTATTGTATTTATTGCTACATTAGTATATTTCCCTTCTATGCCTGTTAAAGAAAGACTTTCTTACGGTGCTCAATTATCGGTATTAAAAAAACAAATTACATGGCTTTCCATTGTTGCTGTCATTTTACTAAATTCATCCATCTTTGGGGTGTATAGTTATCTTGCTGAGTACCTTAAAACCGTTACGAATATCTCTGGAAAATCAATTAGTTTAATATTAGTTCTATTCGGGGGGGCAAATATTATAGGAAACATTGTAGCAGGTAAGTTACTTACGAAAGATGCCATCAAAACTGTAGTATCTTTTCCTTTTGCATTGGGTGCCGTTTACATCATTTTATTCTTCACAGGACAATTTACTGTACCCATGGCTATCATGACTTTAGTTTGGGGAATATTGGCTGGTATAGGATCTAATATTAATCAATATTGGATTACATCTGCAGCTCCAGAAGCTCCTGACTTTGCTAATGGATTATTTTTATCATCCGTTAACTTAGGAACAACCATTGGTACAGCTGTAGGGGGATTATTTATATCACAATTAGGTACACAATACGTCGTATTAGTGGGATTATTATCGTTGGTATTAAGTTTGGTATTTATTATATTAAGAAACAACAAGAATACTCCTACAAAACAACTTTCTATCTAA
- a CDS encoding cytochrome P460 family protein, which yields MKIRLIQTPILLLALILTACNNNDTGTKDNSLQEENSFGVKSGEYAEIGSGAHLVKFPEDLEKGIIFATYDRGTIHENIYVNSRKAIEAVQNGEELPSGTVITLEGFRDGELEHYLVMEKRTGWGSQYSPDERTGEWEFQAFTPDREVMADGIGGQAIGGCYTCHANQERNQYMNSFDQMKEFDLEEFTQLKNNSTETPIAAIHTEDWKVSELFTQMINSKDVNKVESNVIDGEEKAEIIQDILLNMYLTHYLQKFES from the coding sequence ATGAAAATACGATTGATTCAGACACCTATATTGTTGCTGGCCCTCATACTTACTGCTTGCAACAACAATGATACTGGTACAAAGGACAACTCTCTACAAGAAGAGAATTCCTTTGGGGTTAAGTCTGGGGAATACGCTGAAATTGGCTCTGGCGCTCATCTTGTTAAATTCCCTGAAGACTTGGAAAAGGGAATCATATTTGCCACTTACGATCGAGGAACTATTCATGAAAACATCTATGTAAATAGTAGGAAAGCAATTGAAGCAGTGCAGAACGGAGAGGAGCTTCCGAGCGGCACCGTTATCACTCTCGAAGGATTTCGTGATGGAGAGCTTGAGCATTATTTAGTGATGGAAAAACGTACCGGCTGGGGTTCCCAGTACTCGCCCGATGAGCGTACTGGGGAATGGGAGTTCCAGGCATTTACTCCTGACAGAGAAGTGATGGCAGATGGTATTGGTGGACAAGCTATTGGAGGATGCTATACCTGCCACGCAAATCAGGAAAGGAATCAATATATGAATTCGTTCGATCAAATGAAAGAGTTTGATTTAGAAGAGTTTACACAATTAAAGAACAACAGTACAGAAACCCCAATCGCGGCTATTCATACAGAGGACTGGAAGGTCAGTGAGCTTTTTACCCAAATGATTAATTCCAAGGATGTAAATAAAGTAGAAAGTAATGTAATAGATGGTGAGGAAAAAGCGGAAATAATTCAGGATATTCTTTTGAATATGTATTTAACGCACTATTTACAGAAATTTGAAAGCTAA
- a CDS encoding alpha/beta hydrolase, with protein sequence MNKKLLATFGTAAIVLIIISTIIFASGGEDKAANNEDIKEENEESAVQVDTVNTPEWDKTFPQSDEVTHEKVSFDNRLGIELVADMYIPNDINPSAELPAIIVGHPFGGVKEQTSGLYAQEMAERGFVTIAFDASYNGESGGEPRNIASPEAFIEDFSAAVDFLGTHDLVDRDRIGVIGICGSGGFAINAAQADPRLQAVATVSLYDMGRANREGLGLAPVADEVMTEEEWRAALEEAAEQRWIEAEGGEPIQDLVGTAVELKPSQVAAAAEFAEYYGTPRGQHPRSMPMSLTSRGALMNFFPFEQIETISPRPMLFIAGENAHSRYYSEDAYELAGEEKELFIVPDAGHVDLYDNMELIPFDKLESFFQENL encoded by the coding sequence ATGAACAAAAAATTATTAGCAACATTTGGAACAGCTGCTATTGTCTTGATTATAATTAGCACTATTATATTCGCTTCAGGCGGAGAGGACAAAGCAGCCAATAATGAAGACATTAAAGAAGAAAATGAAGAAAGCGCAGTTCAAGTGGATACAGTAAACACCCCGGAATGGGACAAGACTTTTCCTCAGAGCGACGAGGTGACTCACGAAAAAGTATCATTCGATAACAGACTTGGAATTGAATTGGTTGCGGATATGTATATCCCTAATGATATTAATCCCTCAGCTGAATTACCTGCAATCATTGTCGGACATCCGTTCGGTGGTGTGAAGGAACAGACGTCCGGCTTATATGCCCAGGAGATGGCAGAACGGGGCTTTGTGACCATTGCCTTTGATGCTTCCTACAATGGAGAAAGCGGTGGGGAACCACGTAATATCGCCTCTCCAGAAGCATTTATTGAAGATTTCAGTGCGGCAGTAGACTTTTTAGGAACACATGATTTAGTGGATCGTGACCGTATTGGCGTCATCGGCATTTGTGGCAGTGGCGGGTTTGCAATCAACGCTGCACAGGCTGACCCTCGATTGCAAGCTGTCGCGACAGTGAGTCTGTATGACATGGGTCGCGCCAATCGTGAAGGATTGGGGTTAGCACCGGTAGCGGATGAGGTGATGACTGAGGAAGAATGGAGGGCAGCTCTTGAAGAAGCTGCTGAACAGCGCTGGATTGAGGCTGAAGGAGGAGAGCCAATACAAGACTTAGTAGGAACTGCTGTCGAACTAAAACCTTCACAAGTAGCAGCAGCTGCAGAGTTTGCTGAATACTACGGTACGCCTAGGGGACAACACCCTCGCTCTATGCCTATGAGCCTTACCAGCAGAGGGGCACTAATGAACTTCTTCCCGTTTGAGCAGATTGAGACGATTAGTCCGCGTCCAATGCTGTTCATTGCAGGCGAGAATGCCCACTCCAGATACTACAGTGAAGACGCTTATGAGCTAGCTGGCGAAGAGAAAGAACTATTTATTGTACCAGATGCAGGACATGTGGATTTATACGATAATATGGAGTTAATTCCATTTGACAAACTGGAGTCTTTCTTCCAAGAAAATCTCTAA
- a CDS encoding LysR family transcriptional regulator, protein MEIRLLRYFIAVANHQSISAAAKYLHISQPTLSRQLSDLEAELGTPLFIRGNRKITLTTEGLFLLTKAKEIVKLVDKTEANFNQPTIISGEIYIGGGETEAIRFIAQTLKDLLKKHPDVQFHLYSGNADDITDKLDSGLLDFGIVIEPTDKQKYDFMQLPATDTWGVLMRKDSPLAEKDFIQQTDLIDKPLLISRQTTVDNELTGWFGQDVKSLNIAGTYNLLFNAALMVEENLGYALCLDKLINTSGNSKLCFKPLNPRLKANLNVIWKKHQVFSHAASKFLEQIRHNIEKYNQNE, encoded by the coding sequence ATGGAAATACGATTATTGCGTTACTTTATTGCTGTTGCGAACCACCAAAGTATTTCAGCAGCAGCAAAATATTTACATATATCACAACCAACATTATCAAGGCAGTTAAGTGATTTAGAGGCAGAATTAGGGACGCCCTTATTTATCAGAGGAAACCGAAAAATCACCTTAACTACAGAAGGTTTGTTTTTATTAACAAAAGCGAAAGAAATTGTGAAATTAGTTGATAAGACAGAGGCAAATTTTAATCAACCAACAATTATAAGTGGAGAAATATACATTGGTGGTGGGGAAACAGAAGCGATACGTTTTATTGCTCAAACCTTAAAAGACTTACTAAAAAAACATCCAGACGTTCAATTTCACTTATACAGCGGAAATGCAGATGATATTACTGATAAATTAGACAGTGGATTATTAGACTTTGGCATTGTAATTGAACCAACTGATAAGCAAAAATATGATTTCATGCAGTTGCCTGCTACCGATACTTGGGGTGTCTTAATGCGAAAAGATAGCCCCCTAGCTGAGAAAGATTTTATTCAACAAACAGATTTAATCGATAAGCCTTTATTAATTTCACGACAAACAACTGTGGATAACGAACTGACAGGCTGGTTTGGGCAAGATGTTAAAAGTTTAAATATTGCTGGAACATACAACTTACTTTTTAATGCTGCACTTATGGTAGAAGAAAATCTTGGATATGCCTTATGCTTGGATAAGCTGATAAATACATCAGGAAACAGCAAACTCTGTTTTAAGCCCTTAAATCCTCGATTAAAAGCAAATTTAAACGTCATTTGGAAAAAGCATCAAGTTTTCTCTCATGCAGCAAGTAAATTTTTAGAGCAAATTCGGCATAACATTGAAAAATATAACCAAAATGAATAA